One Triplophysa dalaica isolate WHDGS20190420 chromosome 1, ASM1584641v1, whole genome shotgun sequence DNA segment encodes these proteins:
- the bdnf gene encoding brain-derived neurotrophic factor isoform X2, giving the protein MTILFVTMVISYFSCMRAAPMRDIPGVQGGHRAEGYLGAAAAAAAAGVTSGGRGHGTPQSGGGLPSLTDTFEQVIEELLEVEGEATQQLGPRAEQGQGGGVPVAGVAADSKDVDLYASRVMISNQVPLEPPLLFLLEEYKNYLDAANMSMRVRRHSDPARRGELSVCDSISQWVTAVDKKTAIDMSGQTVTVLEKVPMNNGQLKQYFYETKCNPLGYTKEGCRGIDKRHYNSQCRTTQSYVRALTMDSKRKIGWRFIRIDTSCVCTLTIKRGR; this is encoded by the coding sequence ATGACCATCCTGTTTGTTACTATGGTTATTTCATACTTCAGTTGCATGAGAGCTGCGCCCATGAGAGATATCCCGGGTGTGCAGGGGGGCCACCGGGCTGAGGGATACCTGGGTGCTGCTGCTGCCGCGGCGGCGGCCGGCGTCACCTCGGGCGGCCGGGGCCACGGGACTCCACAGAGTGGGGGGGGGTTGCCCTCGCTCACGGACACTTTCGAGCAGGTGATTGAGGAGTTGCTTGAGGTGGAAGGGGAGGCAACGCAGCAGCTGGGCCCCAGGGCAGAACAAGGCCAAGGAGGGGGCGTTCCCGTCGCCGGGGTCGCAGCGGACTCGAAGGACGTTGACCTGTACGCCTCGCGGGTGATGATCAGCAACCAAGTGCCTTTGGAGCCGCCGTTACTCTTTCTCTTGGAGGAATACAAAAACTACCTAGATGCCGCCAACATGTCGATGCGCGTGCGGCGGCACTCGGACCCCGCGCGGCGAGGGGAGCTCAGCGTTTGTGACAGTATTAGCCAGTGGGTGACAGCTGTGGACAAAAAAACGGCCATAGACATGTCTGGCCAGACAGTCACCGTTCTGGAGAAGGTCCCTATGAATAACGGTCAGCTGAAGCAATACTTTTACGAGACCAAATGCAACCCTTTGGGGTACACAAAGGAGGGCTGCCGAGGAATAGACAAGCGGCACTATAACTCACAATGCCGGACAACCCAGTCTTACGTGCGAGCCCTTACCATGGATAGCAAAAGGAAGATCGGCTGGCGGTTTATACGGATAGACACTTCGTGTGTATGCACATTGACCATTAAGAGGGGCAGATAG
- the lin7c gene encoding protein lin-7 homolog C, with the protein MASLGEPVRLERDISRAIELLDKLQRTGEVPPQKLQALQRVLQSEFCNAVREVYEHVYETVDINSSPEVRANATAKATVAAFAASEGHSHPRVVELPKTEEGLGFNIMGGKEQNSPIYISRIIPGGIADRHSGLKRGDQLLSVNGVSVEGEHHEKAVELLKAAQGTVKLVVRYTPKVLEEMESRFEKLRSAKRRQQNNYPQ; encoded by the exons ATGGCCTCTTTGGGGGAACCTGTCCGTCTGGAAAGAG ACATATCTCGTGCCATTGAGCTGCTGGACAAGCTCCAGAGAACAGGTGAAGTGCCTCCCCAGAAGTTGCAGGCACTGCAGAGGGTTTTGCAGAGTGAATTCTGCAATGCTGTGCGGGAG GTATATGAGCATGTGTATGAGACTGTGGACATAAATAGCAGCCCAGAGGTGAGGGCCAATGCAACGGCAAAG GCTACAGTGGCTGCATTTGCAGCGAGTGAGGGTCACTCTCATCCTCGTGTGGTGGAGCTCCCAAAAACAGAGGAGGGGCTGGGGTTCAACATCATGGGTGGAAAGGAACAAAATTCGCCCATCTACATCTCCCGTATCATTCCCGGAGGCATTGCTGATCGACACAGCGGTCTGAAGAGAGGAGACCAGCTGCTGTCTGTTAATGGAGTG AGTGTAGAAGGAGAGCATCATGAGAAGGCTGTAGAGCTGTTGAAGGCTGCTCAGGGTACAGTAAAGCTGGTGGTACGATACACCCCTAAGGTCCTGGAAGAGATGGAGTCCCGCTTTGAGAAGTTGAGGTCGGCCAAACGCCGGCAACAGAACAACTACCCCCAGTAG
- the bdnf gene encoding brain-derived neurotrophic factor isoform X1, producing the protein MFQQVRRVMTILFVTMVISYFSCMRAAPMRDIPGVQGGHRAEGYLGAAAAAAAAGVTSGGRGHGTPQSGGGLPSLTDTFEQVIEELLEVEGEATQQLGPRAEQGQGGGVPVAGVAADSKDVDLYASRVMISNQVPLEPPLLFLLEEYKNYLDAANMSMRVRRHSDPARRGELSVCDSISQWVTAVDKKTAIDMSGQTVTVLEKVPMNNGQLKQYFYETKCNPLGYTKEGCRGIDKRHYNSQCRTTQSYVRALTMDSKRKIGWRFIRIDTSCVCTLTIKRGR; encoded by the coding sequence TTCCAACAGGTTAGAAGAGTGATGACCATCCTGTTTGTTACTATGGTTATTTCATACTTCAGTTGCATGAGAGCTGCGCCCATGAGAGATATCCCGGGTGTGCAGGGGGGCCACCGGGCTGAGGGATACCTGGGTGCTGCTGCTGCCGCGGCGGCGGCCGGCGTCACCTCGGGCGGCCGGGGCCACGGGACTCCACAGAGTGGGGGGGGGTTGCCCTCGCTCACGGACACTTTCGAGCAGGTGATTGAGGAGTTGCTTGAGGTGGAAGGGGAGGCAACGCAGCAGCTGGGCCCCAGGGCAGAACAAGGCCAAGGAGGGGGCGTTCCCGTCGCCGGGGTCGCAGCGGACTCGAAGGACGTTGACCTGTACGCCTCGCGGGTGATGATCAGCAACCAAGTGCCTTTGGAGCCGCCGTTACTCTTTCTCTTGGAGGAATACAAAAACTACCTAGATGCCGCCAACATGTCGATGCGCGTGCGGCGGCACTCGGACCCCGCGCGGCGAGGGGAGCTCAGCGTTTGTGACAGTATTAGCCAGTGGGTGACAGCTGTGGACAAAAAAACGGCCATAGACATGTCTGGCCAGACAGTCACCGTTCTGGAGAAGGTCCCTATGAATAACGGTCAGCTGAAGCAATACTTTTACGAGACCAAATGCAACCCTTTGGGGTACACAAAGGAGGGCTGCCGAGGAATAGACAAGCGGCACTATAACTCACAATGCCGGACAACCCAGTCTTACGTGCGAGCCCTTACCATGGATAGCAAAAGGAAGATCGGCTGGCGGTTTATACGGATAGACACTTCGTGTGTATGCACATTGACCATTAAGAGGGGCAGATAG